Within Actinosynnema pretiosum, the genomic segment CGGCGGCGCCGCCCGCGTAGGTGGTCAGCACCTCGTCGGTCAGCAGCCGCACCGAGCGCTGGTCGGCGACCATCTGGTGGGCGGTGATGAGCAGGACGTGGTCGTCAGCCGCGATCCGCAGGAGCGAGGCGCGCACCAGGGGGCCCTTGGCCAGGTCGAAGCGGGTGCGGGTCTCGGCGGCCACGACGCGGGCCAGCTCGCCGGGGATGTCGGCGGGGTCGAGCTCGGTGACGGGCAGCCGCAGCGAGACCACGGGGGCGGTGGTCGCCAGGGGGTGCCCGTCGACCTCGCGGAAGGTGGCGCGCAGCACCTCGTGGCGCTGCACCGCGGCGACCAGCGCCTGCTGGAGGGCGGCGGGGTCGACCCGGCCGCGCAGGCGCACCGCCGTGGCCACCTGCCAGGGCTTGCTGTCGTCGAGCTGGAGCAGCACCCACAGCCTGCGCTGCTCCAGGGACAGGTTGCTGGGGGTCGCCTCGGCCGAGGTGTCCAGGAGCCGGGCGAGCAGCGCGCGCTTCTCGTCGGGCGTCATGGAATTCAGCTCGTGCTGCTGGCTCATGCTGGGGGCTCCTGTCGTCGTGCCGGGCCGAGGGGTGACTAGGCGACGTGCTCGCGGACCGAGCGGGGGCGCATGTCGGTCCAGACGGTCTCGATGTGCTTGAGGCAGTCCTGCTTGGAACCGGTGAAGCCGGTGGCGGTCCAGCCTGACGGCAGTTCGCGCTCGACGAACCAGATGGAGTGCTGGTCCTGGTCGTTGACGACCACCTGGAAGGTGGTGTCGGCGTCGTCGATGCCCATGGGTCCTCCTGGGTGGGTGTGCCGGCCCGGGGTCCGGGCCGGTGGTGGTGGGTCGGGTGCTCCGCCACCCGGTCAGCCGAGCTGGCGCAGCAGCCGCTCGACCTCCTCGTCGGACATGCCCGCCAGCTGCCCGCGCAGCGCGTCGGCGCGGTCGGCGGGCCGCCGGTCGCGGTCCTGCTCCGCGTCGGCGACGGCCTTGGCCAGCCCCGCCGGGGTGGGGGTGCGGAAGAACTCGCGCACCGGCACCAGCACGCCGGCCTCGTCCCGGACGCGGGCGATGACCTTGGCCGCCAGCAGGGAGTGCCCCCCGAGGGCGAAGAAGTCGGCGTGCACGCCGTACCCGCGCGTGGGCAGCAGCTCGTGGAAGACGCCCATGGCGAGGCGTTCGAGCCGGTTGCGGGGCGGGGTGTCGTCGAGCGCGCCCACCAGGCCCTGCCCGCGCAGGGCGGCCAGCGCCGCCCGGTCGGGGGCGCCGTCCGGCAGCCGGGGCAGCTCGGGCAGCACGCCGAAGCGGGCGGGGACCTCGTGGGCGGGCAGCGCGGCCAGCGCGCGGGCGCGGGCGGACGCGGCCAGCTCGTCGCGCTCGCGGGCGGTGCGCGCGGCGCGGTCGGGGACCAGCCAGCCCAGCAGGGCGGTGGCGCCGCCGAGCTCCCCGGTGGACACGGCGGCGGCGCGCACCCCGTCCACCTCGGCGAGGACCGACTCGACCCGTTCGGGGCGCACCGGGTGGTCGCCGACCGCCAACCGGCCGCCCGCCAGGGCGACGACCTCCAGGTCGCCGTCCGAGGTGTGCCTGCACAGCAGACCGGTCCCGCCGTGCCCCACCAGGTGCAGCTCCCCCACCGCGCCGAAGGGCGCCGGGTGGCCGTCGGCTCCCAGCAGCGGGCGCTCCTGCCCGGCCAGCGGCGGGCCGAGGCGGGCGGGGCCCGCGAGCGGAGCGAGGGCGAACGGGAGCGGGACGGCACTGCTGCGGCGACCGACCGCGACCGGGTTCCCGGTGCGGGCAAGCGCGTCGAGCAGGTCGGGGGCGACGACCTCGTCGTGGCACACGAGGGTGGCGCCCTCGGGCACCGGGTGTCCGTCGGTGAGCAGCGACCGCCACGTGGGCGCGTCGGCGAAGAGGAACTCGGCGGGGCCGCCCTCAAGCACCAGTCTGCGCCCGTGCGCGAGGGCGACCAGCAGGTCCACCGGGTGGGGGGTGGCGCCCAGCACGGC encodes:
- a CDS encoding MbtH family protein — its product is MGIDDADTTFQVVVNDQDQHSIWFVERELPSGWTATGFTGSKQDCLKHIETVWTDMRPRSVREHVA